The Microlunatus antarcticus genome window below encodes:
- a CDS encoding DUF881 domain-containing protein, which produces MTVTKPAPHRAVDASMDLLNQILREPVDPDYARVAARRPPGTRRPRSHWWLALVLVLAGTLFAIGALQTNRARPVQETERAELVERIQAAEVDQDALRGQVEELDGQIDRLRTSALGSDGTSKALEAQIDRLGPAVGLAAVTGPGVVVVVDDAPTTSGDARDQVLDLDLQVLANGLWASGAEAVSINGHRLSALTAIRGAGDAITVDYRSLTRPYRIEAVGDPRTLQARLAESAAGAWWNDLAQNRDMTYQTSDASRLVLDSDPGITLRYAKVVDR; this is translated from the coding sequence GTGACGGTGACGAAGCCGGCTCCGCACCGTGCCGTGGACGCGAGCATGGACCTGCTCAACCAGATCCTGCGCGAGCCGGTCGACCCCGACTACGCCCGGGTGGCCGCCCGGCGACCCCCCGGTACGCGGCGGCCGCGGTCGCACTGGTGGCTGGCGCTCGTGCTCGTGCTGGCCGGGACGCTCTTCGCGATCGGCGCGCTGCAGACCAACCGCGCCCGGCCGGTGCAGGAGACCGAGCGGGCCGAGCTCGTCGAACGGATCCAGGCCGCCGAGGTGGACCAGGACGCGCTGCGGGGCCAGGTCGAGGAGCTCGACGGCCAGATCGACCGGCTGCGGACGAGCGCGTTGGGCAGCGACGGCACGAGCAAGGCGCTGGAGGCGCAGATCGACCGGCTCGGCCCGGCCGTCGGCCTGGCCGCGGTCACCGGCCCCGGCGTCGTGGTCGTGGTCGACGACGCCCCGACGACCAGCGGCGACGCCCGGGACCAGGTGCTCGACCTCGACCTGCAGGTCCTCGCCAACGGGCTCTGGGCCTCGGGGGCGGAGGCCGTCTCGATCAACGGCCACCGCTTGTCGGCGCTGACGGCGATCCGGGGCGCCGGGGACGCGATCACCGTCGACTACCGCTCGCTCACGCGCCCGTACCGGATCGAGGCCGTCGGCGACCCGCGTACGCTGCAGGCCCGGCTCGCCGAGTCGGCCGCCGGCGCCTGGTGGAACGACCTCGCCCAGAACCGCGACATGACCTACCAGACCTCCGACGCCTCCCGGCTCGTGCTCGACTCCGACCCCGGGATCACGCTGCGCTACGCCAAGGTGGTGGACCGGTGA
- a CDS encoding small basic family protein, whose translation MIPLVGLVVGIVLGLLLQPTLPLGLQPYLPIAIVAALDALFGAFRAYLEGTFTDRVFVVSFISNVLIAALIVWVGDQIGVGSQLSTGVVVVLGIRIFTNVAAIRRVLFHA comes from the coding sequence GTGATCCCGCTCGTCGGCCTCGTCGTCGGCATCGTGCTCGGTCTGCTGCTGCAGCCGACGCTGCCGCTCGGCCTGCAGCCCTATCTCCCGATCGCCATCGTCGCGGCGCTCGACGCGCTCTTCGGCGCATTCCGCGCCTACCTCGAGGGCACGTTCACCGACCGGGTGTTCGTGGTCTCGTTCATCTCCAACGTCTTGATCGCCGCGCTCATCGTGTGGGTCGGGGACCAGATCGGCGTCGGGTCTCAGCTGTCCACCGGCGTCGTCGTCGTCCTGGGCATCCGCATCTTCACCAACGTCGCCGCGATCCGGCGGGTGCTGTTCCATGCGTGA